From the Cherax quadricarinatus isolate ZL_2023a chromosome 34, ASM3850222v1, whole genome shotgun sequence genome, one window contains:
- the LOC128693684 gene encoding ribosomal RNA small subunit methyltransferase NEP1: MGKKRKFEDGEEDKTSSHRQLTPAHMRNQEKRLIVILERANLESVKCRKSYELLNCDDHMGLMKKYNKDPANYRPDILHQCLLMLQDSPLNQSGKLQVYIHTEKNVLIEVNPQCRIPRTFKRFAGLMVQLLHKMSVRASDGNMKLLKAIRNPVTDHLPPGCKKIGTSFTAKNLVNPRELVPADEPIVVVIGAMAHGKVEADYVEEEVAFSRYHLSAALTCAKVCSGFEEVWNIK; encoded by the exons ATGGGAAAGAAAAGAAAGTTCGAGGATGGTGAAGAAGATAAAACGTCGTCTCACCGGCAGCTGACGCCGGCCCACATGAGGAATCAAGAGAAGCGGCTCATAGTGATTTTAGAGAGAGCGAACCTGGAGAGTGTGAAG TGTAGGAAAAGTTACGAGCTCCTCAACTGTGATGACCACATGGGACTGATGAAGAAGTACAATAAGGATCCCGCAAACTACCGCCCAGATATTCTCCATCAGTGCCTTCTAATGTTGCAGGATTCTCCACTTAATCAGTCTGGCAAACTTCAG GTATATATTCACACAGAAAAGAATGTCCTGATTGAGGTCAATCCACAGTGTAGAATACCACGAACATTCAAGAGGTTTGCTGGTCTTATGG TTCAACTCCTCCATAAGATGAGCGTTCGAGCCTCTGACGGAAACATGAAGCTCTTAAAAGCGATACGTAATCCAGTCACAGACCATCTCCCTCCTGGATGCAAGAAAATTGGCACATCGTTCACGGCTAAAAATCTTGTAAATCCTCGGGAGCTCGTTCCTGCTGACGAGCCAATCGTCGTCGTTATTGGTGCCATGGCACATGGGAAG GTGGAGGCAGACTACGTGGAAGAAGAAGTTGCCTTCTCCAGGTACCATCTTTCTGCAGCCTTAACCTGTGCCAAAGTTTGTTCAGGGTTTGAGGAAGTGTGGAACATCAAGTAG